A region of Deinococcus metalli DNA encodes the following proteins:
- the secY gene encoding preprotein translocase subunit SecY: MLRAFRDAFRIPDLQRKILFTLLLLAIYRLGSAIPTPGVNSAALSNANSGGLFGLISMISGGNLSQFSIFALGVLPYITASIVIQLLTTTIPALEKLSKEGEEGRKKINQYTRYAAVALGAVQATFFAAFINANPSYVAVGWTPGLFTILVMVLTQVAGIAFTMWIGERITEVGVGNGISLIITAGIIARYPFEFQSTAALVRSAPEDNWVIRLLAFGAVILVTIAGIVYVYQAERRVPVTYARARGGVAGQARGATQATWLPIKVNQAGVIPVIFASAMLIVPNLISSATTTRAPAVSAWIQTNLVFGQPLYIALEAALIFGFTYLYNSVQFDPKRIAEQLREAGGFIPGVRPGTPTAEFLGSISGRLSLWGAIFLVVLTVVPQVVQRVTGITTFQFSGTGLLIIVGVALETLKQLEAQLTVRRYDGFISKGRIRGRLNN, encoded by the coding sequence ATGCTCCGCGCCTTCCGCGACGCCTTCCGGATTCCGGATCTTCAGCGGAAGATTCTCTTCACCCTGCTGCTTCTCGCCATCTACCGCCTGGGGAGCGCCATTCCCACCCCAGGCGTGAACAGCGCCGCCCTGAGTAACGCGAACTCGGGCGGCCTGTTTGGCTTGATCAGCATGATCTCGGGCGGGAATCTTTCGCAGTTCTCGATCTTCGCGCTGGGCGTGCTGCCGTACATCACGGCCAGCATCGTGATCCAGCTGCTGACCACGACCATTCCCGCGCTGGAGAAACTCAGTAAGGAAGGCGAGGAAGGCCGCAAGAAGATCAACCAGTACACCCGCTACGCCGCCGTGGCGCTGGGGGCGGTGCAGGCCACCTTCTTCGCCGCCTTCATCAACGCGAACCCGTCGTACGTGGCGGTCGGCTGGACGCCGGGGCTGTTCACCATCCTGGTGATGGTCCTCACGCAGGTCGCCGGCATCGCCTTCACCATGTGGATCGGTGAGCGCATCACGGAAGTCGGCGTGGGGAACGGCATCTCGCTGATCATCACGGCCGGCATCATCGCCCGGTACCCCTTCGAGTTCCAGAGCACCGCCGCGCTGGTGCGCTCGGCCCCCGAGGACAACTGGGTGATCCGGCTGCTGGCCTTCGGGGCCGTGATTCTGGTGACCATCGCCGGGATCGTGTACGTGTACCAGGCCGAGCGCCGGGTGCCCGTCACGTACGCGCGGGCGCGCGGCGGCGTGGCCGGTCAGGCGCGCGGCGCCACCCAGGCCACGTGGCTGCCCATCAAGGTCAACCAGGCGGGCGTGATTCCCGTGATCTTCGCGTCGGCCATGCTGATCGTGCCCAACCTGATCTCCAGCGCCACGACCACCCGCGCGCCGGCGGTCAGCGCGTGGATCCAGACCAACCTGGTGTTCGGGCAACCGCTGTACATCGCACTGGAGGCCGCGCTCATCTTCGGCTTCACGTACCTGTACAACTCGGTGCAGTTCGACCCCAAGCGCATCGCAGAGCAGCTGCGCGAGGCCGGGGGCTTCATTCCCGGCGTGCGTCCCGGCACGCCCACGGCGGAGTTCCTGGGCAGCATCAGCGGTCGCCTGAGCCTGTGGGGCGCGATCTTCCTGGTCGTGCTGACGGTCGTTCCGCAGGTCGTGCAGCGCGTGACGGGCATCACGACCTTCCAGTTCTCCGGCACGGGTCTGCTGATCATCGTCGGGGTCGCGCTGGAGACCCTGAAGCAGCTCGAGGCCCAGCTGACGGTGCGCCGCTACGACGGCTTCATCAGCAAGGGCCGCATCCGGGGCCGGCTGAACAACTGA
- a CDS encoding adenylate kinase: MTQAKNKVVVFLGPPGAGKGTQAERLAAEQGLTKISTGDILRDHVKRGTELGQQVRPILDAGKLVPDDILIALIRDKLASMDDVRVIFDGFPRTLPQAEGLDMLLEELGAPVNAVPLLEVPDEVLIARIVERGRQAAARGEAVRSDDTDEVARHRQSVYREQTQPLIDYYAARGHLYRVDGVGGMDEVYSRITDGMK; this comes from the coding sequence GTGACGCAAGCCAAGAACAAGGTCGTGGTGTTTCTCGGGCCGCCCGGGGCGGGCAAGGGCACGCAGGCGGAACGTCTGGCGGCCGAACAGGGCCTGACGAAGATCAGCACCGGCGACATCCTGCGCGACCATGTGAAGCGCGGCACCGAGCTGGGCCAGCAGGTCCGGCCGATCCTGGACGCCGGGAAGCTGGTGCCGGACGACATCCTGATCGCCCTGATCCGCGACAAGCTGGCAAGCATGGACGACGTGCGCGTGATCTTCGACGGCTTTCCGCGCACGCTGCCGCAGGCCGAGGGCCTGGACATGCTGCTGGAGGAACTGGGCGCGCCCGTCAACGCCGTGCCGCTGCTGGAGGTGCCGGACGAGGTGCTGATCGCGCGCATCGTGGAGCGGGGGAGGCAGGCGGCGGCGCGCGGCGAGGCGGTGCGCAGCGACGACACCGATGAGGTCGCCCGTCACCGCCAGAGCGTGTACCGCGAGCAGACCCAGCCCTTGATCGATTACTACGCCGCGCGCGGGCACCTGTACCGCGTGGACGGCGTGGGCGGTATGGACGAGGTGTACAGCCGCATCACGGACGGCATGAAGTAA
- a CDS encoding SWIM zinc finger family protein, producing MTLTPDAILALAPDSGSAANARKLASPAKWQHLNAPAGSLWGECQGSGKDPYLTGVDLSGPVGKCSCPSRKFPCKHALALLLLYATHPGDFGPAAPPESLQTWLDGRAQRAEGDKQRAEAPPAADDAKAADPAGQARRRAAREKKVSGGLDSLQTFLKDLIRDGLAQAPSRPYTDWDTRAARLVDAQAPGAARLVRQLPGHLHDPTELLSHVARAYLLTEAWPRRETLSAAEHADLRAALGFPLDNAALLEGGGLRATWHVMGQGVTDEDTVRTRRTWLVSGEHTALLLDFSAGGRPFPPALPPGVAVQAEVCFAPGSVAQRALLRGEATNAGPASVPGGVPLDTLLDRHGAALALNPWLDRTAHVTGPVYLSPGEPWHAQDDTGCLPLAGAERSLYTLLALGGGEPLTLYAEWDGAALTPLSVVHGGALLPLRQAEGA from the coding sequence ATGACCCTGACGCCCGACGCCATCCTCGCCCTCGCCCCGGATTCGGGGAGCGCCGCCAATGCCCGCAAGCTCGCGTCTCCCGCCAAGTGGCAGCACCTGAATGCCCCGGCCGGCAGTCTGTGGGGCGAATGCCAGGGCAGCGGCAAAGACCCCTACCTGACCGGCGTGGACCTCAGCGGCCCGGTGGGCAAGTGCTCGTGCCCCAGCCGCAAGTTCCCGTGCAAGCACGCGCTGGCGCTGCTGCTGCTCTACGCCACCCACCCCGGCGATTTCGGCCCGGCCGCCCCGCCCGAGAGCCTGCAGACGTGGCTGGATGGCCGGGCGCAGAGAGCGGAGGGCGACAAGCAGAGGGCCGAAGCTCCGCCGGCCGCCGACGATGCGAAGGCCGCCGACCCGGCCGGGCAGGCCAGGCGGCGGGCCGCGCGCGAGAAGAAGGTCAGCGGGGGCCTGGACAGCCTCCAGACCTTCCTGAAGGACCTGATCCGCGACGGGCTGGCGCAGGCACCCTCGCGCCCATACACCGATTGGGACACGCGGGCCGCCCGGCTGGTGGACGCCCAGGCGCCCGGCGCGGCCCGGCTGGTGCGCCAGCTTCCCGGCCACCTGCACGACCCCACGGAGCTGCTCTCACACGTCGCCCGCGCGTACCTGCTCACCGAGGCGTGGCCGCGCCGCGAGACCCTGAGCGCCGCCGAGCACGCCGACCTGCGCGCCGCGCTGGGCTTCCCGCTGGACAACGCCGCGCTGCTGGAGGGCGGCGGCCTGCGCGCCACGTGGCACGTCATGGGCCAGGGTGTGACCGACGAGGACACGGTCCGCACCCGGCGCACGTGGCTGGTCAGCGGCGAGCACACCGCCCTGCTGCTGGACTTCTCCGCCGGCGGCCGCCCCTTTCCGCCCGCCCTGCCGCCGGGAGTGGCGGTGCAGGCCGAGGTGTGCTTCGCGCCCGGGTCGGTAGCGCAGCGCGCCCTGCTGCGCGGCGAGGCCACGAACGCCGGCCCCGCGTCCGTGCCCGGGGGCGTCCCGCTGGACACACTGCTCGACCGGCACGGCGCGGCCCTCGCTCTGAACCCGTGGCTGGACCGCACCGCCCACGTGACCGGCCCCGTGTACCTGAGTCCCGGCGAGCCGTGGCACGCGCAGGACGACACGGGCTGCCTCCCGCTGGCTGGGGCCGAGCGCAGCCTCTACACCCTGCTCGCGCTGGGCGGCGGGGAGCCCCTCACGCTGTACGCCGAGTGGGACGGCGCGGCCCTCACGCCGCTGAGCGTGGTGCACGGCGGCGCCCTGCTCCCGCTGCGTCAGGCGGAGGGCGCGTGA
- a CDS encoding DUF5691 domain-containing protein: protein MSDHDGLLAVALVGTARAPLPPAGTDALGQAAALLTRPDAEGTLLARAALYALAHAAGRTPDSNGAVPPAPALPETRPEVPERAARHLPLVLGTPLLREWLVLCAQAGWRVPAGRLPELLDAARQDSYLRALLVPVLGERGAWLAEFNSEWRFAPPAHGEDAWADATEAGREALWRGVRVRDRQAARDLLATHLGTERAGSRKRLLGALLDTLGADDHILEPLLDGLTTDRSEDVRTLARSALHRLPGSAQNARHATRLRALVQLGKPGLLGRLTGQTPSTLTAPTGPDEHAARDGLPDPTGKDRLSAAALLAHLLEHTHPDAVLAALNVPPATLVQIARQHEQLSALADGAVATGHAALAAALLHDLPTRPDLLHLGPPETLAAAQRQALRARDPERLLDLLGPQPGPWPPDLGTALLDAIRDTVQDAHYDYGWGYRWVQLRDLAALRAHPDTPPPAPLPQTATDYAHRTMTGLLGTLTLRRQMQQDFKGAHP, encoded by the coding sequence GTGAGCGATCACGACGGGCTCCTCGCCGTGGCCCTGGTGGGCACGGCCCGCGCCCCGCTGCCGCCCGCCGGCACGGACGCGCTCGGACAGGCCGCCGCGCTCCTCACCCGCCCGGATGCGGAGGGCACGCTCCTTGCCCGCGCGGCGCTGTACGCCCTGGCGCACGCGGCCGGCCGCACGCCCGATTCCAATGGGGCGGTGCCCCCGGCCCCCGCGCTCCCCGAGACCCGGCCCGAGGTGCCGGAACGCGCGGCCCGGCACCTGCCGCTGGTGCTGGGCACGCCCCTGCTGCGCGAGTGGCTGGTTCTGTGCGCGCAGGCCGGGTGGCGGGTGCCGGCCGGGCGGCTGCCGGAACTGCTGGACGCCGCCCGGCAGGACAGTTACCTGCGCGCGCTCCTGGTCCCGGTGCTGGGCGAACGCGGCGCGTGGCTCGCGGAATTCAACTCCGAGTGGCGCTTTGCTCCGCCCGCCCACGGCGAGGACGCGTGGGCGGACGCGACCGAGGCGGGCCGCGAGGCCCTGTGGCGCGGCGTGCGCGTCCGCGACCGGCAGGCCGCCCGCGACCTCCTGGCCACGCACCTGGGCACGGAACGCGCCGGCAGCCGCAAACGCCTGCTGGGCGCGCTGCTCGACACCCTGGGGGCGGACGACCACATCCTCGAACCGCTTCTGGACGGCCTGACTACCGACCGCAGCGAGGACGTCCGCACGCTGGCCCGCAGCGCCCTGCACCGCCTGCCGGGGAGCGCGCAGAACGCCCGTCACGCCACGCGGCTGCGCGCGCTGGTGCAACTCGGGAAGCCCGGTCTGCTCGGCCGGTTGACCGGGCAGACGCCCAGCACCCTCACCGCGCCCACCGGCCCCGACGAGCACGCCGCCCGCGACGGCCTCCCAGATCCGACGGGCAAGGACCGGCTGAGCGCTGCCGCGCTCCTCGCGCATCTGCTGGAGCACACGCACCCCGACGCGGTGCTGGCCGCGCTGAACGTTCCGCCCGCCACGCTGGTGCAGATCGCCCGGCAGCACGAGCAGCTGTCCGCGCTGGCCGACGGCGCTGTCGCCACCGGGCACGCGGCCCTCGCCGCCGCGCTGCTGCACGACCTGCCCACCCGCCCGGACCTGCTACACCTCGGCCCACCCGAGACCCTCGCCGCCGCCCAGCGGCAGGCCCTGCGCGCCCGCGACCCGGAACGGCTCCTCGACCTGCTCGGCCCGCAGCCCGGCCCGTGGCCCCCCGATCTCGGCACGGCCCTGCTGGACGCCATCCGCGACACCGTACAGGACGCACACTACGACTACGGCTGGGGCTACCGCTGGGTGCAGCTGCGCGACCTCGCCGCCCTGCGCGCCCACCCGGACACGCCGCCCCCCGCGCCGCTCCCGCAGACCGCCACCGACTACGCCCACCGCACCATGACCGGCCTGCTCGGCACCCTGACCCTGAGACGGCAGATGCAGCAGGACTTCAAAGGAGCCCATCCATGA
- a CDS encoding ATP-binding protein → MTTTESTVLRQHAEQAYAHELSALAAHDDRPRPPRWNLSPHAVLTYLMGGKLKDGTEITPKYVGERRLMEIAVATLATDRALLLIGVPGTAKSWVSEHLSAAISGTSTLLVQGTAGTSEESVRYGWNYARLLAEGPSEAAVVESPIVRAMRDGKIARLEELTRVQSDVQDTLITILSEKTLPIPELNTEVQAVQGFNLIATANNRDKGVNDLSSALKRRFNTVVLPVPDRLDDEVRIVTSRVAQLATNLHIPAPPPALEEVRRIVTVFRELRAGVTEDGKTKLKSPSGSLSTAEAISVVNHGLSLAAHFGTGHLTAHDVAASVVGAVVKDPVQDSVIWREYLETVAKKRDDWKDFYRACRAVS, encoded by the coding sequence ATGACCACCACGGAATCCACGGTTCTCCGGCAGCACGCCGAACAGGCCTACGCGCACGAGCTGTCCGCCCTGGCCGCCCATGACGACCGGCCCCGCCCGCCGCGCTGGAACCTGTCGCCGCACGCGGTGCTGACGTACCTGATGGGCGGAAAATTGAAGGACGGCACCGAGATCACCCCGAAGTACGTGGGCGAGCGCCGCCTGATGGAAATTGCGGTCGCCACCCTCGCCACGGACCGTGCCCTGCTGCTGATCGGCGTGCCCGGCACCGCCAAAAGCTGGGTGAGCGAGCACCTGTCCGCCGCGATCTCCGGCACCAGCACGCTGCTCGTGCAGGGCACGGCCGGCACCAGCGAGGAGAGCGTGCGCTACGGCTGGAACTATGCCCGGCTGCTCGCGGAAGGCCCCAGCGAGGCCGCCGTGGTCGAGAGTCCCATCGTGCGCGCCATGCGGGACGGCAAGATCGCCCGCCTGGAAGAACTCACGCGCGTGCAGAGCGACGTGCAGGACACCCTGATCACCATCCTGTCCGAGAAGACGCTGCCCATCCCCGAACTCAATACTGAGGTGCAGGCCGTCCAGGGTTTCAACCTGATCGCCACTGCCAACAACCGCGACAAGGGTGTGAACGACCTCTCCAGCGCCCTCAAACGCCGCTTCAACACGGTGGTGTTGCCCGTGCCCGACCGCCTGGACGACGAGGTGCGGATCGTCACCAGCCGTGTGGCGCAGCTCGCCACGAACCTCCACATCCCCGCCCCGCCCCCCGCGCTGGAGGAGGTGCGGCGCATCGTGACTGTGTTCCGCGAACTGCGCGCCGGGGTGACCGAGGACGGCAAGACGAAACTCAAGAGCCCCAGCGGCAGCCTGAGCACTGCCGAAGCGATCTCGGTCGTGAACCACGGCTTAAGCCTCGCCGCGCACTTCGGTACCGGGCATCTGACCGCCCACGACGTCGCTGCCAGCGTGGTCGGCGCCGTGGTGAAAGACCCCGTGCAGGACAGCGTGATCTGGCGCGAGTACCTGGAAACCGTGGCGAAGAAGCGTGACGACTGGAAGGACTTCTACCGGGCATGCCGGGCGGTGAGCTGA
- a CDS encoding leucine-rich repeat domain-containing protein, with protein MESILSHQHPRTWKGQALLEAVQAGESWPEHVNLNGCDLTEWPESLRRATAIQSLSVYGNQLTALPEYLWSFTTLHTLNVSGNQLTGIPTQLGQLGALQMLDLGHNCLDVLPDCFAELVSLRVLYVSNNRLTALPSSLRTLGQLSYLNVTDNHLTALPDWLGELCGLTELRAYRNRLSALPDGLGELRKLRELHVMNNALECLPDSLGQCEQLREINAQNNRLNTLPEGIGQLSELAVLDLRFNNLGALPDPLRQLGKLRFLDLRANRLTAIPDWLPTLPALEKLDLRWNQLERVPATVKDFQARGGVIYL; from the coding sequence GTGGAGTCGATCCTCTCCCACCAGCATCCCCGCACATGGAAGGGGCAAGCCCTTCTGGAAGCCGTGCAGGCAGGAGAGTCCTGGCCAGAACACGTCAATCTGAATGGCTGTGACCTGACTGAGTGGCCCGAATCGCTGCGCCGTGCCACCGCCATCCAGTCGTTGAGCGTGTACGGCAATCAGCTGACCGCTCTTCCCGAGTACCTGTGGTCGTTCACCACCCTTCACACGTTGAATGTGTCCGGAAATCAATTGACCGGGATTCCCACACAACTCGGGCAGCTCGGGGCGCTGCAAATGCTTGATCTGGGGCACAACTGCCTGGACGTCCTGCCCGACTGCTTCGCGGAACTGGTCAGTCTGCGGGTTCTGTACGTCAGCAACAACCGCCTGACCGCGCTGCCCAGCTCGTTGCGCACGCTGGGTCAGCTGTCGTACTTGAACGTGACCGACAATCACTTGACCGCTCTGCCCGACTGGCTGGGTGAACTCTGCGGCCTGACCGAGTTGCGCGCCTACAGGAACAGGCTGAGCGCCCTTCCTGACGGCCTAGGCGAACTGCGAAAGCTCCGCGAACTGCATGTCATGAACAACGCCCTCGAATGCCTGCCGGACAGTCTGGGGCAGTGCGAGCAACTGCGGGAAATCAACGCCCAGAACAACCGGTTGAACACCTTGCCAGAGGGCATCGGGCAACTGTCCGAACTGGCCGTGCTGGATCTGCGCTTTAACAACCTCGGCGCGCTTCCCGACCCCCTGCGTCAACTGGGCAAGTTGCGCTTCCTCGATCTGCGGGCCAACCGGCTGACGGCTATTCCCGACTGGCTTCCCACACTGCCCGCACTGGAGAAACTGGATCTGCGCTGGAACCAGTTGGAACGCGTGCCGGCCACCGTCAAGGACTTTCAGGCCCGGGGCGGGGTGATCTACCTCTGA
- a CDS encoding DUF5682 family protein yields the protein MNQLQPDVVLVEGPSDADAVLPFLAQKDMKPPVALLGYVNDEPSRAVFWPFAAFSPEFVAFRWAAGAGVPARFMDLPASATLAGERGDDDLDELHSDPLRVLAEAAGYADFERWWETLVEARGDDFDVFEAVLEAMRAVRAETPPPTGREAQREACMRQAIRAALKDGAARVAVVCGAWHAPALDVEAFRAKDDAALLKGLPRAKVTLTWVPWTHGRLSVGSGYGAGVRSPGYYHHLFTTRRDVTERWFARVARLLRAERLDASSASVIEATRLANTLAALRGRALPGLDELNEAALSVFGWDSDLPLRLIERQLVVGEALGSVPEDVPTVPLAQDLAKTQKTLRLKVQPEQIDLTLDLRTDTDLARSVLFHRLNVLGVPWAQERHAGGRGTFKEAWALAWKPEFSVRLVEASRAGQTVEGAATATAVEAVRGASTLAALTTLLEAVRYADLGGALPVALAELDVRAAGQADVSDLLEALPPLARLARYGDVRGRGGAANAQAGATFRTLLTRAGVGLPLAGVGLADDAADVLRGHVSGADAAVRLLDDPGALEGWHAALGRLADRDDAHPLLTGDAVRRLRDAGRLDGAEVERRLARALSGGAPLEVTAWLDGFLGQSGALLTHDAALLGLLDGWLTGLEPAAFQETLPLLRRVFSRFENPERRLIGEALRGGGAGARAERRGLDDARGLRAVPVVLRLLGAAG from the coding sequence CTGAATCAGCTGCAACCGGACGTGGTGCTCGTCGAAGGCCCGTCCGATGCCGATGCAGTTCTGCCGTTCCTGGCGCAGAAGGACATGAAGCCGCCCGTGGCCCTGCTGGGCTACGTGAACGACGAACCGTCCCGCGCGGTGTTCTGGCCGTTCGCGGCGTTCAGTCCGGAGTTCGTGGCGTTCCGCTGGGCAGCGGGGGCGGGCGTCCCCGCGCGGTTCATGGATCTCCCGGCCTCCGCGACGCTGGCGGGTGAACGCGGGGACGACGACCTGGACGAACTGCACAGCGATCCGCTGCGGGTGCTGGCGGAGGCCGCCGGGTACGCGGATTTCGAGCGCTGGTGGGAGACGCTGGTGGAGGCGCGCGGCGACGATTTCGACGTGTTCGAGGCCGTACTGGAGGCCATGCGCGCGGTGCGGGCCGAGACTCCGCCGCCGACCGGTCGGGAAGCGCAGCGCGAGGCGTGCATGCGTCAGGCGATCCGCGCGGCGCTGAAGGACGGTGCCGCACGGGTGGCGGTGGTCTGCGGGGCGTGGCACGCGCCGGCGCTGGATGTCGAGGCGTTCCGGGCGAAGGACGACGCGGCGCTCCTGAAGGGCCTGCCCAGGGCGAAGGTCACGCTGACGTGGGTGCCGTGGACCCACGGGCGCCTGAGCGTGGGCTCCGGGTACGGCGCGGGTGTGCGCTCGCCGGGCTACTACCATCACCTGTTCACGACGCGGCGGGACGTGACGGAGCGCTGGTTCGCGCGGGTGGCGCGGCTGCTGCGCGCCGAGCGGCTGGACGCGAGCAGCGCGAGCGTGATCGAGGCGACGCGGCTGGCGAACACGCTGGCAGCGCTGCGCGGGCGTGCCCTGCCGGGCCTGGACGAGCTGAACGAGGCGGCCCTGAGCGTGTTCGGCTGGGACAGCGATCTGCCCCTGCGCCTGATCGAGCGTCAGCTGGTGGTGGGGGAGGCGCTGGGCAGTGTGCCGGAGGACGTGCCGACTGTGCCGCTGGCGCAGGATCTGGCAAAGACGCAGAAGACCCTGCGCCTGAAGGTGCAGCCCGAGCAGATCGACCTCACGCTCGACCTGCGCACCGACACCGACCTGGCGCGCAGCGTGCTGTTCCACCGGCTGAACGTCCTGGGCGTGCCGTGGGCGCAGGAGCGGCACGCGGGCGGGCGCGGCACCTTCAAGGAGGCGTGGGCGCTTGCATGGAAACCTGAGTTCAGCGTGCGGCTGGTCGAGGCGAGCCGCGCCGGCCAGACGGTCGAGGGCGCCGCGACCGCGACGGCTGTCGAGGCCGTGCGCGGGGCCAGTACCCTCGCGGCCCTGACCACGCTGCTGGAAGCCGTGCGCTACGCCGACCTGGGCGGGGCGCTGCCGGTGGCGCTGGCCGAGCTGGACGTGCGGGCGGCGGGGCAGGCGGACGTGAGCGATCTGCTGGAGGCCCTGCCGCCGCTGGCCCGGCTGGCGCGCTACGGCGATGTCCGGGGCAGAGGCGGCGCCGCGAACGCGCAGGCGGGGGCAACCTTCCGCACGCTGCTCACGCGGGCAGGCGTGGGCCTGCCGCTGGCCGGGGTGGGCCTCGCGGACGACGCGGCGGACGTGCTGCGCGGGCACGTCAGCGGTGCGGACGCGGCCGTGCGCCTGCTGGACGACCCCGGTGCGCTGGAGGGCTGGCACGCCGCCCTGGGTCGCCTTGCGGACCGGGACGACGCGCATCCTCTCCTGACCGGAGACGCGGTGCGCCGGCTGCGGGACGCGGGACGACTGGACGGCGCGGAGGTCGAGCGCCGCCTCGCGCGGGCGCTGAGCGGTGGGGCGCCGCTGGAGGTCACGGCGTGGCTGGACGGCTTCCTGGGCCAGAGCGGAGCGCTGCTCACGCACGACGCGGCCCTGCTGGGGCTGCTGGACGGCTGGCTGACCGGCCTGGAACCCGCCGCCTTCCAGGAAACGTTGCCCCTGCTGCGGCGGGTGTTCTCGCGCTTCGAGAATCCCGAGCGGCGGCTGATCGGAGAGGCCCTGCGCGGCGGGGGTGCGGGCGCGCGGGCAGAGCGGCGCGGGCTGGACGACGCCCGGGGTCTGCGGGCCGTGCCGGTCGTGCTGCGGCTGCTGGGCGCGGCCGGCTGA
- a CDS encoding putative bifunctional diguanylate cyclase/phosphodiesterase, protein MWVILAAGTTGHVVVLLQGLQLPGYFQPADWVLGGAVLAVMLGLAAAHALGWGRRPVISWLLVANIAYLLARLGVGLYVVGTSERVLIDLASLMGWVLTMPMIEASMRTSALARRMSTGLPPALLLMAAVFAFTPGGAAARPEVWFGLGQLFLISLSVVLVAQMVNTLRAALHRSRQDNQTLTRRASVDALTGLHNRFYLDEHLRERVDAAQPFSVLFLDLDGFKAINDTLGHATGDEVLRLIAARLSALAPAGSGVARVSGDEFVLTVPGEDTLDVSGLAQQVVDDLSAAFEVQGQALRLSVSVGVARFPHDAAEGRDLLLRADRAMYAVKRSGKNGFRLYSGHLLDQDERRQVLERDLRHALERGELFLEFQPICTVPDGRPVCLEALVRWRHPEFGLVRPDVFIPIAEECGLITSLGEWVLEDALRAAGRWRAAGFGEVRLAVNVSPLQLMQPHFAEMVGRELGRSGVPAAALELEVTEGIDLRGRLQVSHSVDGVRALGVGLSLDDFGTGFASLSRLNDLPVGVVKIDRVFVMDLTGDVERTRRRYVRTLIAAMVAVAGTLGLDLVAEGVETPEQARELIALGCTRAQGFLYAPPLPEAELLTALTRMTQSNPV, encoded by the coding sequence GTGTGGGTCATCCTGGCGGCGGGCACAACCGGTCACGTGGTGGTGCTGCTCCAGGGCCTGCAGCTGCCCGGATACTTCCAGCCGGCCGACTGGGTGCTGGGCGGCGCGGTGCTGGCGGTCATGCTGGGGCTGGCCGCAGCGCACGCGCTCGGCTGGGGCCGGCGCCCGGTGATCTCGTGGCTGCTGGTGGCGAACATCGCATACCTGCTCGCGCGGCTGGGGGTGGGGCTGTACGTGGTGGGCACCAGCGAGCGCGTCCTGATCGATCTGGCGAGCCTGATGGGCTGGGTGCTGACCATGCCGATGATCGAGGCGAGCATGCGTACCTCCGCGCTGGCCCGCCGCATGAGCACCGGCCTGCCCCCTGCGCTGCTGCTGATGGCGGCGGTGTTTGCGTTCACGCCGGGCGGCGCCGCGGCCCGCCCGGAGGTGTGGTTCGGGCTGGGTCAACTGTTCCTGATCAGCCTGAGCGTGGTGCTGGTCGCGCAGATGGTGAACACCCTGCGCGCCGCGCTGCACCGCAGCCGTCAGGACAACCAGACCCTCACCCGCAGGGCCTCCGTGGACGCCCTGACCGGCCTGCACAACCGCTTCTACCTGGACGAGCACCTGCGTGAGCGCGTGGACGCGGCCCAGCCGTTCAGCGTGCTGTTCCTGGATCTGGACGGCTTCAAGGCCATCAACGACACGCTGGGGCACGCCACCGGCGACGAGGTGCTGCGCCTGATCGCGGCACGGCTGTCGGCGCTGGCCCCGGCGGGCAGCGGCGTGGCGCGGGTCAGCGGGGACGAGTTCGTGCTGACGGTGCCCGGCGAGGACACGCTGGACGTCTCGGGGCTGGCGCAGCAGGTGGTGGACGACCTGTCGGCGGCCTTCGAGGTGCAGGGGCAGGCGCTGCGGCTGAGCGTCAGCGTGGGCGTGGCCCGCTTCCCGCACGACGCCGCCGAGGGCCGCGACCTGCTGCTGCGCGCCGACCGGGCGATGTACGCGGTCAAACGCAGCGGCAAGAACGGCTTCCGGCTGTACAGCGGGCACCTGCTGGACCAGGACGAGCGGCGGCAGGTGCTGGAGCGCGACCTGCGGCACGCGCTGGAACGCGGGGAGCTGTTTCTGGAGTTCCAGCCGATCTGCACCGTGCCGGACGGCCGCCCGGTGTGCCTGGAGGCGCTGGTGCGCTGGCGTCACCCGGAGTTCGGGCTGGTGCGGCCCGACGTGTTCATCCCGATCGCGGAGGAATGCGGCCTGATCACGTCGCTGGGCGAGTGGGTGCTGGAGGACGCGCTGCGGGCGGCCGGCCGCTGGCGTGCGGCGGGCTTCGGCGAGGTGCGGCTGGCCGTGAACGTCTCGCCCCTGCAACTGATGCAGCCGCACTTCGCGGAGATGGTGGGCCGTGAGCTGGGCCGGTCGGGCGTCCCGGCCGCCGCGCTGGAACTGGAGGTCACCGAGGGCATCGACCTGCGCGGGCGCCTGCAGGTGTCGCACAGCGTGGACGGCGTGCGCGCGCTGGGGGTGGGGCTGTCGCTGGACGATTTCGGGACGGGTTTCGCGTCGCTGTCGCGCCTGAACGACCTGCCGGTGGGCGTCGTGAAGATCGACCGGGTGTTCGTGATGGACCTGACGGGCGACGTGGAGCGCACCCGGCGCCGCTACGTCCGCACCCTGATCGCCGCGATGGTGGCGGTGGCCGGCACGCTGGGCCTGGACCTCGTGGCCGAGGGCGTGGAGACGCCGGAGCAGGCGCGCGAGCTGATCGCCCTGGGCTGCACGCGGGCGCAGGGGTTCCTGTACGCGCCGCCGCTGCCGGAAGCCGAGCTGCTGACGGCCCTGACGCGCATGACCCAGAGCAATCCCGTATGA